One Magnolia sinica isolate HGM2019 chromosome 2, MsV1, whole genome shotgun sequence genomic window, AGCAaaactggatgaaggtaaaatacaaagattatcatttatcactttttccaatggtgtggtccaccggagatttgaTCTGCTTGAGTTTTAATATAACATcctcaaatgagctggaaaagcaGATGCGCGgagtggatatgaaacaaattcatcaaggtgggccccacacggtaagagtAACAACCACTGAGCTGTCACTCCATAacaactaatccgctccccaaTTGACgagtggatcggcctgatttctgTGGCAGGCGGTCTGAAAACCTCTTGAATGGACCAAATGCCTTTCATTCGTAATACGTTTGTGCATTGGGTGGATGGTAACAGTGGGGGTGACGTGATCAGTACTGTTCCATCCGAGCACAGGGGAATGATGACGTGTAACCAGTTGTCAATGTGAAAGCAGGCGGTCAAAGacatggtaattaccatacattCAAGCTGGTGGAGCACTCTGATGCGTTGGTGCCATCCAAACCGGCCATTACATGATGCCTTTCCAGATACAAAATTCAGTACGATCCACAAAATCAAGCCAGCCACACCAAATAGGGGACATCGGGGTGGGTGATACACGCCATAGAAACTTTCAgatcaaatgtggggcccaccatgtttttttttttttttttttaattatatgcggtccaatccattcatcaggtgcaccTACCCGGGTGAAGGTATGCATTAAAACGGAGATCGAGTTGAAAATATGTATAATTCTTATCTTTGAGTTTACCTGCACGAGTGTGAACATTTCATGATAATGGATGCACATGAATATTTAGACTAGCTTCTGTGGTGAGGTGTGGCTAACATTTGTAAGTTAAATGATTTGTTTACTTTTGACACTTTGGAAATCATTTTACAAGCATCCATGATATGAAGGATGATTATTGAGATGTGCCTCTACGCTAATTTTTTATGTAATTATAATTGGATCTTATATAAATTAATATAGTTGATTCCTTATTTATTTAGGTTGTGTTAGGTTATATATTGTAGTAATGATGGATGACTGGATGGATCCCACTATAATTTGAATAAAAGAATAAATGAATTGTTTATAAATTACTAATAGAGATTATAATTATAATCTTAAATGCACGTGTACTTTGGCGGGAAGACATTTCTGATGTCGTGAAGTCCTTGATAATGAATTTTGATCTTCTGTAACTTATACCTATATAAAACTTCTCAATAGAATTAATATTTCTCTATCCATGTTGGTGAGATGACTAAGATatgtatttataaaaaaaatgataataaaatatTACCCATCACACCTTTTCCCTTTGAAGTCTTCGCAGCATCGGTTTTTATATCTATGTTAATAATCATATATAGGTACTAGGGTTCAAGCATCCCACTCCCACCTGTTTTTATATCGATCACAATGATAGTAGGGCTGAGGATTATTCAATTTGAATAATCCATTGGTTAAATAAACAACAATGACCATGTTTGGCCCACTTAACACAAGTCTTATAGCTGCATGGTGAATGTGTAGATATTGGTTGACCAGTTTGATTCGAGTCACATTAGGCTATAATACACATGGCATATACATGCTGGCACAAATGTGGGATCCTATCTTGACCAACCAGCAAGCATGCCTACTATAACTAAGAGTGGAAATTATAACTTAAACATCTAAATTTACACAGTGCCGTCTGCTTAACTTTTCAACATCAtgattagagttgtacatgaaccgagttagcttgatcttgctcgactcaactcataAAAGCTCAATTTAACTCTATCCGAAActaagttcaagccgagtcaagctgattttttgagctcgaaaaaaattttgagccgagtttgagcttgttCTAGTTCGAATCAACTCATatcgaacctcaacttgaatcgagCTCGGACCAAATCAGTTCGATGAcacagttattttgatattgacattgctcaccaagtgtgtaatgaaatgactcaacgaaatattgtttcaggtgcatacattctccgcaagatcagctggtggcgaggaaggtatggatacgaaACTCGACTCTATCTGGCCTGAGCTGCTGCAAACTGAGTTGAGTTGGTCAGCCAGTCTCGAGGTCTGAGCCGATTTAAGCTGGGGTTCTAATCATGATTTACCGGGCTTTCTGCCTACTGTTAAAGTTAGTCAGATGAATGAGGCCCGGCTCTGGTTTAGTGGTAGATAAGACTCCTTTTCGATACATATGAGGATCCGTCCAGTGCCCGTACGGTGTGAGTGAGTGTGTAGGGTCCAACGACAGTGCGGTGGATGATAAGCAGCACTTGAAAACTACTTACAAGTTGCATGTTTGGAGTAcaactaattcaaattaaactgtacaTATCATGCATCCCAGTTTATTTAtaccatgatccaaaactcacattTAATTTATTATCTTACTGTTGGATTGGTGGGCATCtactggacggttaaaaatgaaaaatatcgaaTGGTCTTATTTCCACAAAAAAAGTGTCCACGAATCtgaggtttggatggttcaaACAATACCATCTTGGTAATGTAGCTTACCCGACGGTGGGTTCTACATCGTAGTCGGTTTAACCCTGTTAATACACGCcgcatgtacaatttctgagtgcccgcgtatcaagcgtcacacgCAGCCGAGTATGACAGAATTCAGATCCATCCAATGCAGGGCAGTTCCGTAATTTTTGCCAGAAACCAAACGAAAGGATGATAGCGTTATCCATATCAGTTCGACCGCGCGCgggagctagagagagagagggacgacGACGACGATGTTGTCGACCGCGATTGTACCATCACCGCCTTCGCGCattcctctctcattttcaaatcctAAGTCGTCTTTCCATGGAATCCGAATCGCGAATCTTCGACCCGTCCAAACGCCGCCTCCTCTCCGCAGAAACCCCTCTTCTGTGGTAATGATGGcgaagagagaggaagaactcAAGGAAATCCGATCCAAGACGACCGAAGAGATCAACGAAGAGATCGTTGATCTCAAAGGAGAGCTCTTCATGCTCCGCCTCCAGAAATCAGCCCGCAGCGAGTTCAAGTCCAGTGAGTTCGGTCGCATGCGAAAGAGGGTATGGATTCAAGTATCTCATTTCAAGCGCGTTTGGTATTCGAATCCttttcactgtttttttttttttttggcgtgcATGTTTACTTTTATGCAGTTTTACAATAATATAAAACCAATAGGATCTCGACTTGATGCATTCAACGAaaaataatgcaggggcattttcacactgggctcgagtggggttgcttgtgggatgcagcggcacactcggggtgggtgcggcccacggaggaggtctcttgttcgagactccttaccaggggtgattaatgcgcgttttacaccaggctcgagtggagtagcccgtgggatgcgaggacacacttggggtgggcggcccatgtgatttggggcccacgaagggggttcggccgaggtcctaacccatgcgatgtggggcccgggctatgagataaagggattaattcgccataatctaacagtttaagcttttagagcaagtggttaattgtcatgcatcaaattggtatcagagcaggaggtctagtgttcgagactcctcactgggggtgattaatgcaggggcattttcacactgggcttgagtggggtcgcttgtgggatgtaggggcacactcggggtgggtgtggcccacggaggaggtctcgtgttcgagactccttacctgcggtgattaatgcgcatttcacaccaggctcgagtggggtagcccgtgggatgcggggacacacttggggtgggcggcccatgtgatttggggcccacgaagggagttcggctgaggtcctaactcatgcgatgtggggcctgggctatgagataaagggattaattcgccatactctaacagttcgagcttttagagcaagtggttaattgtccagcATCAAAAAACCAAAGAGTTGTACAAATTAGAGGGCACACCTTGCACCAATAAATAAGACAATGAAGAGGCTTGATGTTGATGAGCCATTGCTTTCAACAATCCTAATCTTCTCTACACGGCACCTCTAGCCTTGCACAACAACTAAGATCAACTAGCTTTGATCTTCTCCCTCCTCAACTCTCTATGATGCGTGAATGAAGATGGGATATCAACTACAATGTTTAGTTGGAGAGAGGGACCAGGAGCCTTGAATTTATAGATGATTTGGTTCCAACCCATCGAAGGAACCAATTGATTACGTGACTCTTCATCTCCTCCAattaattacaatatttaatGGTACTACGAAACTCCATTGTAGAATGTGAAATGGGAAAAGTCACCTCTATAGAATGTGAAAACACATTCTCGGAATGTGAAGAGACATCCATCGGAATACGAAAAGACATGGAATATGAGATGTACCTTTGGAATATGAAGGGTGTGGTCATTGATGGGCCACTCTCTATATATtccaacattctcccacttggcctATATGACCACATCATGAGGACTTTTCCCTAGATTCAAATTTAAAGTTTCGAAAACATTGATTTTGTAAAACAATCGTCTCTTGGATTCAAACATTAAAAAATGATACTTACTATGGTGCCACACTAGAAAACAATTTATCTATTGAACTTTTCTAATCGGACATTTTACCCTGATTAAATGGAATTTCTAATGTGGATTATGGTGGTCATACATCATTTGGTGACATACTCCCTTCCATGCGTTACCACAttagcaattccatctaatccggTGCTTAATGAGGAGACTAACAGGCTAGGCATGAGGCCTGTTAAGCATAATGGTCTAACGATTATATCTTACTTACATCTATTGTAAATGTATATACACAAGGATAAGTGAGAATGCATAATGAAAATGTGATTTCATATAGATAGTGTCTATCACATCAAGTTAATGACCAAAGTACATCATATTCTAACTAGGCCCATTTCAGCCATAACCTTTATAGGTATTTGGCGGTAAGCCTTTTGTCAttggatctgcaatcatctggtTTTTCCTTAAATGTTCAATAGACACTAGATGATTCTGATCATTTTCTTTGACAAAATTGTATTTAACTCCAATATGCTTTGCTCGACTAGAATGCTTGTCATTTTTGGAGTAACATACTGCTGTGGCATTATCGCAATAAATTCTCAACGGCTTCAAAATTGTGTCGACAAGCCGAAGCGCTTAGATGAAGTTCCGCAACCATATTGCCTGAGTAGTCGCCTCAAAGCACGCCATAActtccaactaatcaaattcgcATATATGTGAGTATGTAATCTATGGTTCCCTGTAGGTAGCTCATGACTTTCTTTGCAACTTTCTAGAGATCCAATCTAGGATCACTATGATATTTGCTCAACATTCAAACAACAAAGCTGATATCGGGCCGAGTGCAAGTTTgcacatacataagactccccaCCACCAAAGTATAGGGTTTATCTTTCATCTGTGCTCTCTCTACATCATTCTTTGGGCATTAGTCTTGGATGAATTTGTCTCCTTTAACAATAGGTGCATCATTAACCCTATAGTTCTTCATATTGTATCTTTTGAGAATTCTATCAATGTAGACTCTCTGAGATGGTCCAAGCAGTCGGTGCGATTTATCTTGATATATCTCAACGCCGATCACGAAAGTGGCTGCACCCATATATTTCATTTTGAAATTCTTAGGGAGAAAATCTTTAGTTTCATGCAACATGCCTAGATAATTAGTAGCAAGcaaaatatcatccacatataggACTAGAAAGATAAACTTACTCCCACTTACCTTTAGATATATATGCTGATCTGCAGTGTTTTCTTGAAAATCAAAGGCAACTATTATGTGGTTAAACTTGAGATACCATTGTCTGGAAACTTGTTTGAGTCCATATATGGATTTTTTAAACTTGCATACTAGTTGTTCATTACCTTGTTCAATAAAGCCTTCTGGCTGGTTTATTTAGACTTCTCATCTAAGTTCCTATTTAAGAATGccattttcacatccatttgatgtagCTCGAGATCATAATGAGTTACAAGTGCCAAAATGATTCTGAGTGAATTCTTTTTAGATACATGAGAGAAGGTTTCGTGATAATCGATACCTTCTCTCTGAGTGAATCCCTTGGCAACTAATCTGGCTTTATATCATTCGACCTTACCCTTTGAGTCGCGCTTGGTTTTATatacccatttacaaccaatttCCTTAATACCTGTGGGTAATTGAACGAGATCCCAGACTTTATTGTCGTTCATGGATTTCAACTTATCTTTCATTGCATCAAGCCACTTATCATAATTCTCATTATTCATGGCTTGTGAAAATGTTAGTAGATCTTCTGTGACTCCTATATCAAACTTTGATTCCTGGAAGTAAACAATATAATCATTCGGAATTACAGATCTCCTCACTTAATGAGATCTTCTTCATACTTTCGGCTGAGGCATTTCATCTACCAGTTCTATGGCGATATTTTCTTCATGGAGTGGTTCATTTTCGAGTTGTTGTTCCACATTGTTATGGACAATGTCCTGCGGAATAACAATATTGTCATAAAGTATGAGTAACGGGATTGATACCTGTTTTTCTTCTAATACCACATTGTGTGATTTTTCACTCCTACTATCGTCACCATCTTTTAAGAATCTAGCTGCTCGAGTCTCAATGATCCTTGTGCTGTGGTTGGGACAATAAAGCCTATAACCCTTTGATCTCTCACAATATCTGATGAAAAAACAACTCACAGTTTTGAGATCAagtttcttttctcgtggattgtACAATTTAGCCTCTGCAGGACATTCTCAGATGTGTAAGTGTCTCAAATTAGGTTTCCTTCCTGTCCATAACTCGAAAGGAGTTTTAGGGACAACCTTACTAAGAACTCAGTTTAAGATATACATTGTTGTCTTCAGGGCTCCACTCTACATGGATTCAGGCAATGAAAAATTACTAATCATACtacgcaccatatccataagtgTCCAGTTACGCCTCtcagcaacaccattttgttaagGTGTACGGTGTTCCCGGTCTCGTATATTGGGGAACTATTCctttaaatttgaggaaattggCAAATGGAACTTCACTTTGGCCCAAGTCAGTGTGTCTACTATACTATTCACCACCTTTATTTAACCTCACAACCTTAATGTTTCTATCTAGTTGATTTGTCACTTTGGCCCAGAACTCTGCGAAAGCATTCACGGCCTTTGACTTTTCCTTTAGTAAATAGACATAACTGTATCATGAGTAGTCGTCGATAAAGGTGATGAAGTACTTTTCGCCAGTAATACAAGGTGGAAATTGTCCACAAATATCAGTATGTATCGATTTCAGGAGTTCTTTACTACGTGTGGCACCTTTTTTGTtaattttaggttgctttcctttTATATAATCTACATAGATACCAAAGTCCGTGAAGTCAAGAGTGGCCAACACGCATTCCCTCTCTAACCTCATAATTCTATCTTTAAATATGTGGCCTAAACGTCGGTGCCACAACTTCGGGGAattatcattaggtgggccacgtttcaatccaacattcacatGCAGAGTAATGAGAGATTGCTCAAATATGGAATCCAAGTTTAAGCGATAAAGACCATCATTTAAAAATCCAGTACCAACTAAAACATTATCCTTATATAAACTAAGATGATCATTTGCAAAATGAAAGCTAAAGCCTTTTTTATCCAATCTAGACAAGGAGATAAGATTTTTTAGTATAGATGGTACAAATAAAGTATTTTTCAGGTCCAATTGAAAGCCAGTTTTCAAAATGAGTTTGCGGGTGCTGATTGCTCGTACTTCAAACTCTAACCGGTCTCCCATATAAACTTTCTTCTCTCCATCACTCGGATTCCAGCTTGAAGGGAATCCTTGCATTGAGTTTGAAACATGGACAGATGCACCTGAGTCAATCCACCAACTATTTAAAGGAACTTCAACAAGATTGGTTTGAAAGCATTCGGAGGTTAGATTATTACCTATTGATTCAAACCAATTCTTTCGTTTTGACACTATTTCTAGAGGCGTCCCTTCTTTTTATAAAAGAGACATCTCATTGTGTCAGGGTCATTGTTGTCTTTGCCTCCATCAGGTGTGGGTTATTCTTCTTTTTTGGTGGACCCCTCttgctttttcaaaattttcccttttttactttatttttttgtgatacTAAGTGGACGATATGTCCTCCCTCTTATCTAAGTCGCAATTCCTCTTACACACACATGCTTTGCAATTCATTAAGATTCCATTTATCTTTATTGGTATTATAATGGATTTTAAACGGTCCAAATTGTTGAGGAAGCAAGCTTAGAATAAACTGTACGGGGAAAGGCTTGTTAACTTTCATATATAGGGTTTTAAGTTGTGTTGCTATGTGcgctgttatgggaagatccgagtctACTCGACTCTGAGGTCCGACACCATTCAGATCTGACCGGAAACGCAAGAGTAAGTCTAGAATTGCGAAAACAACCAAAGGGAAAGACTCCCGGCTCGGCCCTAGTTACGCCTTTACTCCAAGGCTATCGGTTCGGAGTAATCCAAGGCCGAGGCAGTCGGTGTGAAGCTCAGACCGCTTAGACCGGGATCTACTTGTGGGATCTCAAGTTG contains:
- the LOC131233612 gene encoding large ribosomal subunit protein uL29c, coding for MLSTAIVPSPPSRIPLSFSNPKSSFHGIRIANLRPVQTPPPLRRNPSSVVMMAKREEELKEIRSKTTEEINEEIVDLKGELFMLRLQKSARSEFKSSEFGRMRKRVARMLTVRREREIVEGINKRLSRKLDRKWKKSIVVRPPPSLKKLQEEQKAAEAEKSA